The following coding sequences lie in one Terriglobales bacterium genomic window:
- a CDS encoding protein kinase codes for MNPAHWKTVEDILASALELPAERQAAYVEQCCADSPEIRKEVEELLAAYRAAEKCIEPRAGKFDLPGGSEGFFKDTFLGTRIGTYKLVERIGDGGMGTVYRAERDDGQFTQVVAVKLVRAGLHDPELLKRLRTERQILALLEHPHIARLLDGGITASGQPYIVMEYIEGARITDYCKSHNLTIRQRLTLFRQICSAVHYAHQRLVVHRDIKPSNILVAKDGTPKLLDFGIAKIVDSSAGVEGHTLTSLNPMTPEYASPEQIQGKVLTTATDIYSLGVLLYELLTYQKPYKTAEKTPQEVARLVCESEPQKPSTASTAAAKTLTASGRLEPISGDLDHIVLKAMRKEPAQRYASAEELSADIGNYLGGLPVQAREGSFRYRAGKFVARYKAATALSSALFVALVAGLILVSWQVHVARVERARAQRRFNDVRKLANSLIFEVHDGIRDLPGSTPVRKLVISRAAEYLDSLAKDAEGDIGLQIELSAAYMRLGEVQLSIGTANLGDRAGANASYQKAEALLHSVLARDRFNVTARRNLAACYEHDASLYELRTPQAQGAAGEALKISQELVQERPNDETLQKDLARALHVMAIQAPSSAERVSHHTQELEIYEKLLALHPESFELQRDTALAQKYIASDQLEAGLDQPAIEHLQAALALDSKRAEANPNNAQAQLDASFDMSEIGYYYMDQKKLDAALQNFQQALQVRRKLLQLDPENHELQGRVAYITKMVADVLLKMGKNDEALKYYRSLADLATALVAKDAGDTQNRSYLGFAYNGIATAQDRLASGATGENKQEYRRQACAFYRKSYEVFRPNIGLPGLDPDQKKAIKDVTDAVTRCSK; via the coding sequence GTGAACCCGGCACACTGGAAGACGGTGGAAGATATTCTCGCCTCCGCGCTGGAGCTTCCCGCCGAGCGGCAGGCCGCCTACGTGGAGCAGTGTTGCGCCGACTCTCCGGAAATCAGAAAAGAAGTCGAGGAGCTGCTCGCAGCCTACCGCGCGGCGGAAAAGTGCATCGAGCCGCGGGCGGGCAAGTTTGACTTGCCTGGCGGGTCCGAAGGTTTTTTTAAAGATACCTTTCTGGGAACACGCATCGGGACCTACAAGCTGGTGGAGCGCATCGGCGATGGCGGCATGGGAACGGTCTACCGCGCCGAGCGCGATGATGGGCAATTCACGCAGGTGGTCGCGGTCAAGCTGGTGCGGGCGGGTTTGCACGATCCGGAATTGCTGAAGCGGCTTCGTACCGAGCGCCAGATCCTGGCGCTGTTGGAACATCCTCATATTGCGCGATTGCTCGACGGCGGAATCACTGCCAGTGGCCAGCCCTACATCGTGATGGAGTACATTGAGGGCGCTCGCATCACGGATTACTGCAAGAGCCACAACCTGACTATCAGGCAGCGGCTGACGCTGTTCCGGCAGATCTGCTCCGCCGTGCATTACGCCCATCAGCGCCTGGTGGTCCATCGCGACATCAAGCCCTCCAACATTCTGGTTGCGAAAGACGGCACTCCCAAGCTGCTGGATTTTGGCATCGCCAAAATTGTGGATAGCTCTGCCGGAGTTGAAGGGCATACGCTCACCAGCCTCAATCCCATGACCCCCGAGTATGCCAGCCCAGAGCAGATCCAAGGCAAAGTTCTCACCACGGCCACCGATATCTACTCGTTGGGCGTGCTGCTGTATGAGTTGTTGACGTATCAGAAGCCATACAAGACTGCAGAGAAGACTCCGCAAGAAGTTGCGCGCCTGGTATGCGAGAGCGAACCGCAGAAACCGAGTACCGCTAGCACCGCCGCTGCCAAGACACTGACTGCGTCGGGCAGACTGGAACCAATCTCCGGCGACCTCGACCACATTGTTCTGAAAGCCATGCGCAAGGAGCCAGCGCAGAGATACGCGTCGGCGGAAGAGCTCTCCGCTGACATCGGGAACTATCTGGGTGGATTGCCCGTGCAGGCGCGCGAGGGTTCGTTTCGCTACCGCGCTGGAAAATTTGTAGCACGGTATAAGGCAGCAACTGCTCTTTCTTCTGCTTTGTTCGTGGCGTTGGTCGCGGGATTAATTCTCGTTTCCTGGCAAGTGCACGTTGCGCGCGTGGAGCGCGCTCGAGCGCAGCGCCGCTTTAACGACGTGCGCAAGCTGGCCAACTCGCTGATCTTCGAGGTGCATGACGGCATCCGCGACCTTCCGGGTTCCACGCCGGTCCGCAAGCTGGTCATCTCCCGGGCGGCGGAGTACCTGGACTCATTGGCGAAAGACGCAGAAGGCGATATTGGCCTGCAGATCGAATTGTCCGCGGCATACATGCGGCTGGGAGAAGTCCAGCTCAGCATAGGGACCGCCAATTTAGGTGATCGCGCCGGCGCGAACGCGAGTTACCAAAAGGCGGAGGCGCTTCTGCATTCCGTCCTCGCCCGCGACCGGTTCAATGTGACTGCGCGCCGGAATCTGGCAGCTTGCTATGAGCACGATGCCTCTTTGTACGAACTACGGACACCACAAGCTCAAGGCGCCGCTGGAGAAGCCTTGAAGATCAGCCAGGAGTTGGTTCAAGAGCGGCCTAACGATGAAACCCTGCAAAAGGATCTGGCAAGGGCGTTGCATGTGATGGCCATACAGGCGCCAAGTTCGGCAGAACGGGTGTCTCATCACACGCAAGAGTTGGAGATATACGAGAAGCTGCTCGCGCTGCATCCTGAGAGCTTTGAACTGCAACGGGACACCGCGCTGGCGCAGAAATACATCGCATCAGATCAACTGGAAGCAGGTCTGGACCAACCGGCTATTGAGCATCTCCAGGCTGCCCTGGCCTTGGATAGCAAACGTGCGGAAGCGAATCCCAACAATGCGCAAGCACAGCTTGATGCCAGCTTCGACATGAGCGAGATAGGCTATTACTACATGGACCAAAAAAAACTGGATGCTGCCTTGCAGAATTTTCAACAGGCCCTCCAGGTTCGCCGCAAGCTGCTGCAACTCGATCCTGAGAACCACGAGTTGCAAGGCCGTGTGGCCTATATCACAAAGATGGTGGCGGATGTGCTCTTGAAGATGGGAAAGAATGACGAAGCGCTTAAGTACTATCGTTCTTTAGCTGACCTTGCGACTGCTCTCGTGGCCAAGGACGCCGGAGACACCCAGAATCGCAGCTATCTCGGTTTTGCCTACAACGGCATCGCGACCGCGCAAGACCGGTTAGCGTCAGGGGCCACCGGCGAGAACAAGCAAGAGTACAGAAGACAGGCATGCGCGTTTTACCGTAAGTCCTATGAAGTGTTCCGCCCCAATATCGGTTTGCCAGGTTTGGATCCGGATCAGAAGAAGGCAATAAAAGACGTCACTGACGCAGTGACACGTTGCTCGAAATGA
- a CDS encoding sigma-70 family RNA polymerase sigma factor has protein sequence MAESPNEITGLLQRWQQGDRDALDQLMPIVYDELRRLARHYLSHEREGHTLQPTALVNEAYLKLVDQRSAQWANRSQFFGVAAQMMRRILVDHARQKQSEKRRMMKDPVLLDDALTLSASEDLNLVALDESLSALASFDEKKCKIVELRFFVGLPVPEVAEVLGISPATVKREWSVAKAWLYRDMAQKAEA, from the coding sequence ATGGCGGAAAGTCCCAATGAAATCACGGGCTTACTACAGCGCTGGCAGCAGGGCGACCGCGATGCCCTCGACCAGCTCATGCCTATCGTTTACGACGAGTTGCGCCGCCTGGCCCGGCACTACCTGAGCCACGAGCGTGAAGGCCACACTCTGCAACCTACAGCTCTGGTGAACGAGGCCTATCTGAAGTTAGTGGACCAGCGTAGCGCCCAGTGGGCCAACCGCTCGCAATTCTTCGGAGTTGCCGCCCAGATGATGCGGCGCATTCTGGTAGACCACGCCCGCCAGAAGCAGTCAGAGAAGCGACGGATGATGAAAGACCCGGTTTTGCTCGATGATGCCCTGACCCTTTCCGCTTCCGAGGACCTGAATCTGGTGGCCCTCGACGAATCTCTCAGCGCCTTGGCCTCCTTCGACGAGAAGAAATGCAAGATCGTGGAGCTGCGCTTCTTCGTCGGACTTCCAGTTCCCGAAGTTGCCGAAGTGCTCGGCATCTCGCCGGCCACAGTCAAGCGGGAGTGGTCTGTTGCCAAAGCCTGGCTCTATCGCGACATGGCGCAGAAGGCGGAAGCGTGA